Proteins co-encoded in one Waddlia chondrophila WSU 86-1044 genomic window:
- the asnS gene encoding asparagine--tRNA ligase yields MRTKIKDLKNPPKGFQEIIGKEVTIKGWVRTVRNQKTFTFIEVNDGSTLSNFQVIADPEIPNYQKLAEQLTTGTSVSIEGAIVESPGKGQAVEMQAKSIQIIGSCDVENYPLQKKRHSFEFLRSIAHLRPRTNTLGAVARVRSALAYATHKFFQEKGFIYVQTPVITASDCEGAGELFRVSTLDPEKAPRNEQGGIDYSKDFFERPAFLTVSGQLNGEIFALSHSDIYTFGPTFRAENSNTSRHLAEFWMVEPEMAFCDLDMDMDNAEAYVKFLLQYLMDNCQEDLEFFDKFISKGLIDRLKLIIETSFERASYTYAMRILEKSGERFDYPVRWGLDLQSEHERYLSEKYFNKPVFITDYPKEIKPFYMRLNDDEKTVANMDLLFPKIGEIIGGSQREERHGYLKERMKEAKMNLDDYWWYMELREYGTAPHAGYGLGFERMVQFATGVENIRDVIAFPRYPGKAEF; encoded by the coding sequence ATGCGTACGAAAATTAAAGATCTCAAAAACCCGCCTAAAGGATTTCAGGAAATCATTGGCAAAGAGGTAACTATTAAAGGCTGGGTACGAACAGTGCGCAACCAAAAGACCTTCACATTCATTGAAGTCAACGACGGATCGACGTTGTCAAATTTTCAAGTGATTGCTGATCCCGAAATTCCCAATTACCAGAAATTGGCTGAGCAGTTAACGACCGGAACATCGGTTTCCATTGAAGGAGCGATTGTAGAGAGTCCAGGAAAAGGGCAGGCAGTTGAGATGCAGGCCAAATCGATCCAGATCATTGGCAGTTGCGACGTGGAAAACTATCCGCTGCAGAAGAAAAGGCATTCATTTGAGTTTCTTCGCTCGATTGCGCATCTAAGACCTCGCACAAATACTTTGGGAGCTGTTGCTCGCGTTAGGAGCGCTTTAGCGTATGCCACACACAAATTTTTTCAGGAGAAAGGGTTTATCTATGTGCAAACGCCTGTCATTACGGCATCTGATTGCGAAGGAGCCGGAGAGCTGTTTCGCGTCTCCACGCTCGATCCGGAAAAAGCCCCCAGAAATGAGCAGGGAGGGATCGATTACTCCAAAGATTTTTTCGAAAGGCCCGCGTTTCTTACAGTTTCCGGCCAGCTGAACGGGGAAATTTTCGCTTTATCTCATTCCGATATTTACACCTTTGGACCAACATTCCGCGCTGAGAATTCTAATACTTCCCGACATTTGGCAGAATTTTGGATGGTTGAACCTGAGATGGCTTTCTGCGATTTGGATATGGATATGGACAATGCGGAAGCTTATGTGAAGTTTCTTCTCCAATACTTAATGGATAATTGCCAGGAGGATCTCGAATTCTTCGATAAGTTCATTTCTAAAGGGTTGATTGATCGGTTGAAGTTGATCATTGAAACGTCGTTTGAGCGAGCCAGTTACACTTATGCGATGCGGATTTTGGAGAAATCCGGAGAAAGATTTGATTATCCGGTGCGCTGGGGACTCGATCTGCAATCGGAGCATGAACGGTACTTATCGGAAAAATATTTCAATAAACCTGTCTTTATTACCGATTATCCAAAGGAGATCAAACCTTTCTACATGCGCTTGAATGATGACGAAAAGACTGTTGCCAATATGGACTTGCTTTTCCCTAAAATTGGAGAGATTATTGGCGGCAGCCAACGAGAGGAAAGGCATGGATATCTTAAAGAGCGGATGAAAGAGGCAAAAATGAATCTCGACGATTATTGGTGGTATATGGAATTGCGCGAATATGGAACAGCGCCTCATGCTGGTTACGGCTTGGGCTTTGAGCGAATGGTGCAGTTTGCAACTGGGGTGGAGAATATCCGCGATGTGATCGCCTTTCCAAGGTATCCAGGCAAGGCGGAGTTTTAA
- a CDS encoding deoxyribonuclease IV — protein sequence MSKNLLIGAHTSAAGGVFNALLEGKRIGATTIQLFTSNQKRWEGKPITEEIKKKWNEALSETGLREIMSHDSYLINLGAPSVDVLEKSRKAFKEELQRCLDLKITYLNFHPGAALKTDPQECLDRIVESLLETEPMVDGGPTTLLLEATAGQGSAVGYQFDQLGYIVKRVEKRIPIGVCIDTCHIFAAGYDIRDQVGWDQTLAEFDDKIGLSYLRALHVNDSMKDLGSRVDRHQPLGEGKIGMECFKVMMRDPRLKEIPKYLETPGGPDAWIHEIELLREFATRGIGS from the coding sequence ATGAGTAAAAATTTATTGATTGGAGCGCACACTTCTGCTGCTGGAGGAGTATTTAACGCGCTTCTGGAAGGAAAACGAATCGGTGCGACAACGATCCAATTATTTACCAGCAATCAGAAGAGATGGGAAGGGAAGCCGATCACTGAGGAGATCAAAAAAAAATGGAATGAGGCTTTGTCGGAAACCGGCCTTCGCGAGATCATGAGCCACGACAGCTATCTAATCAACTTGGGAGCGCCTTCAGTCGATGTGCTGGAGAAAAGTAGAAAGGCGTTTAAAGAAGAGCTTCAGCGTTGTCTTGATTTAAAAATTACTTATCTTAACTTCCATCCGGGAGCTGCGCTTAAGACCGATCCCCAGGAATGCCTGGATCGGATTGTCGAAAGCTTGCTTGAAACAGAACCGATGGTGGACGGCGGTCCGACCACTTTGCTTCTCGAAGCCACTGCCGGACAGGGGTCGGCTGTCGGTTATCAGTTCGATCAGCTTGGCTATATCGTCAAACGTGTAGAAAAAAGGATTCCGATTGGCGTTTGCATTGATACTTGCCACATCTTTGCTGCAGGCTATGATATCCGTGATCAGGTCGGTTGGGATCAAACGCTTGCGGAATTCGATGATAAAATCGGACTTTCTTACTTGCGGGCGTTGCATGTCAACGATTCAATGAAAGACTTGGGAAGCCGCGTTGACAGGCATCAACCCTTGGGAGAGGGAAAGATCGGCATGGAGTGTTTTAAGGTGATGATGCGCGATCCAAGATTGAAAGAGATTCCGAAGTATCTTGAAACTCCTGGAGGCCCCGATGCCTGGATCCATGAAATTGAATTACTCAGAGAATTTGCAACACGAGGGATAGGTTCATAG
- the murJ gene encoding murein biosynthesis integral membrane protein MurJ: MDSTKSILKSASHFFSGTMLSRISGAVRDIAMAFTFGTKETVAAFFVAFRLAHLLRRLFGEGALQTAFVPKFEKIRQQSPKRAAQFFTSLYLILFLILIGITAASVGILKSLIPILSAENREIATLTIIMMPSLIFICLWGLNCSLLQCEKKFFLPSAAPVLFNAVWILGALNIWYLQPQNPMYWLAAAIVAASITQWITTIPQTVSILKSWGMPPPSLCNPDIRTLSQPLLLGILGVAAVQINSALDPLFAKMANGEGPAFLWYAIRIQQVPLALFGIALSSALLPPLSRALENKEYEKYRKFLRYCLSRTLYLMIPCTLGLIFLGKWGISLVYGHGHFTQESINSTNLCLSGYAVGLIPMALVLIYAPAFYAKNNYFIPSATSTFSVVMNIALNTLFVSYLGYGPASVAYATSLSAWANFVLLALIFHLQPFYLNRFIFQAKIKNKI, encoded by the coding sequence ATGGACAGCACGAAAAGCATCCTTAAATCTGCCAGCCACTTTTTCAGTGGAACGATGCTAAGCCGCATTTCAGGCGCTGTGCGCGATATCGCTATGGCATTTACTTTCGGAACAAAAGAGACTGTCGCAGCATTTTTCGTCGCCTTCAGGTTGGCGCATCTCTTAAGGCGGCTCTTCGGAGAAGGGGCATTGCAAACAGCATTTGTTCCAAAATTCGAAAAAATCCGGCAACAGTCTCCCAAAAGAGCCGCTCAATTTTTTACCAGCCTCTATCTGATTTTATTTCTCATACTAATCGGAATCACCGCCGCAAGCGTTGGGATTTTAAAATCATTGATCCCGATTCTGTCAGCAGAAAATCGAGAAATTGCTACCTTAACAATCATCATGATGCCGAGCCTGATTTTTATTTGCCTCTGGGGACTAAACTGCAGCTTGCTACAGTGTGAAAAAAAATTTTTCCTCCCCAGCGCAGCACCTGTTCTCTTCAATGCTGTTTGGATTCTTGGAGCATTAAATATTTGGTACTTGCAACCTCAAAACCCAATGTATTGGCTGGCAGCTGCAATCGTAGCTGCCAGCATCACACAATGGATCACGACAATTCCACAAACAGTGTCGATCCTTAAAAGTTGGGGAATGCCGCCTCCAAGTCTTTGCAACCCTGATATCCGAACATTGTCTCAGCCGCTTCTGCTCGGAATTTTAGGAGTGGCTGCCGTACAAATCAACAGTGCGTTGGATCCTCTTTTTGCCAAAATGGCCAATGGAGAAGGACCTGCTTTCCTTTGGTACGCAATTAGAATTCAGCAAGTCCCGCTCGCTCTTTTTGGAATCGCCCTTTCTTCCGCTCTTCTCCCCCCTTTGTCTAGAGCTCTTGAAAACAAAGAATACGAAAAATACCGTAAATTCTTAAGATACTGTTTATCGCGCACGCTTTATCTAATGATTCCTTGCACTTTAGGCTTGATCTTTCTAGGCAAGTGGGGAATTTCCCTCGTGTATGGCCACGGCCATTTTACCCAAGAATCAATAAATAGCACAAACCTCTGTCTATCTGGCTACGCCGTCGGGCTTATTCCCATGGCGCTAGTCCTTATCTATGCTCCTGCTTTTTACGCAAAAAACAACTATTTCATCCCTTCGGCAACTTCTACCTTTTCCGTCGTGATGAATATTGCCCTTAACACCTTATTTGTCTCGTATTTGGGATATGGACCTGCCAGCGTAGCCTATGCAACTAGCCTGAGCGCCTGGGCAAATTTTGTTCTTTTAGCCTTAATCTTTCATCTCCAACCTTTTTATTTGAATAGATTTATTTTTCAAGCAAAAATTAAAAATAAAATTTAA
- the rpsD gene encoding 30S ribosomal protein S4 — MARYTGNRNRIARRFGVNIFGRARNPLIHKPNPPGVHGARRRKKSDYGLQLEEKQKLKAVYGMISEKQLVNYYKKALKLKGNTPLHLAEMLECRLDNVVYRLKLASTIFAAHQLVSHGHILVDGKKVDIRSFQVKPGMVVSVKERSQKMKAVNEALDNSMKDVPEYFSLDRNKFSGQLLSMPTLEQIPWPLEINLPEVCDFLDHTN; from the coding sequence ATGGCACGCTATACAGGAAATCGAAATCGAATTGCCCGCCGTTTCGGCGTCAATATTTTTGGCAGAGCACGCAATCCGCTCATCCACAAACCCAACCCTCCGGGGGTTCACGGCGCTCGCCGCCGCAAGAAGTCCGATTATGGGTTGCAGCTTGAAGAAAAACAAAAGCTAAAAGCTGTCTATGGAATGATCAGCGAAAAGCAGCTTGTGAACTACTATAAAAAAGCTCTCAAGCTAAAGGGAAATACGCCGCTTCATTTGGCTGAAATGCTTGAATGCCGCTTAGATAACGTTGTTTACCGTCTCAAGTTGGCCAGTACCATTTTTGCAGCTCATCAGCTGGTTTCTCATGGCCACATCCTTGTTGATGGAAAAAAAGTTGATATCCGTTCTTTCCAGGTGAAGCCTGGAATGGTGGTTTCTGTGAAAGAAAGGTCGCAAAAGATGAAAGCGGTCAATGAAGCTCTGGACAACTCCATGAAGGATGTTCCGGAGTATTTTTCTCTTGATCGCAACAAATTTTCCGGTCAGTTATTGTCGATGCCAACCTTGGAGCAAATTCCTTGGCCATTAGAGATTAACTTACCTGAAGTTTGTGACTTTTTGGATCACACAAACTAA
- a CDS encoding sensor histidine kinase, whose protein sequence is MSTNESEEKAFQEAASLLIHRLRNPLGGIKGFASLLKRDLEGQPNLQKMAAMIVEGADNLDRIMTAALDFAEPLNLDKEYCNLIPMIKEVFDHHQISWTTSIDTANVYMDKSQMRKALSYLSDFAAHPQEKGSFPEAQVNVTDSNIAITLVDQGTVIPKDRVSKVFSPFFVAPWGGEEGALAQAKKIICSHGGTMEIDSSDNGTTIIAKIPR, encoded by the coding sequence ATGAGCACCAACGAGTCCGAAGAAAAAGCATTTCAAGAAGCTGCCTCTCTCCTCATTCATCGGCTACGCAACCCTTTAGGAGGAATAAAAGGATTTGCTTCTCTGTTAAAGCGGGATCTGGAAGGGCAGCCCAACCTTCAGAAGATGGCGGCGATGATCGTCGAAGGAGCGGACAATCTTGACCGGATCATGACCGCAGCTCTTGATTTCGCAGAGCCATTAAACCTAGACAAGGAGTATTGCAACCTGATTCCCATGATAAAAGAGGTGTTCGATCACCACCAGATCAGCTGGACAACTTCTATCGACACTGCAAATGTTTATATGGACAAAAGCCAAATGCGCAAAGCGCTCAGCTACTTATCCGACTTTGCCGCCCACCCCCAAGAAAAAGGAAGTTTTCCCGAAGCTCAAGTTAATGTAACGGATTCAAACATCGCAATCACGCTTGTCGACCAAGGGACTGTCATTCCTAAAGATCGAGTATCGAAAGTCTTTTCCCCTTTTTTTGTCGCCCCCTGGGGGGGAGAAGAAGGAGCATTGGCACAAGCAAAAAAAATTATCTGTTCCCACGGAGGAACGATGGAGATTGATTCTTCCGATAACGGAACGACGATTATTGCAAAAATACCTAGATAG
- a CDS encoding helix-turn-helix domain-containing protein: MGLSLRELEKQLIIETLLAHNNNKKKTAEILGISPRTLRNKLNEYKNGS; this comes from the coding sequence GTGGGTCTTTCTCTGCGTGAGCTGGAAAAACAACTGATCATTGAAACACTGCTTGCCCACAACAATAATAAGAAGAAAACCGCTGAAATTTTAGGAATCAGCCCACGTACCCTGCGCAATAAGCTGAACGAATATAAAAATGGGAGCTGA
- a CDS encoding IS630 family transposase, with the protein MKILLVAKSTSQHAVSMQFLTKQEREQLQAQHRFERDRRICDRIKAILLYDKGWTFPEIAEALLLSEGAIRNHIKEYQSHKKLRPEGGGSMEKLSDSESSELEKHLLEYTYLHVTSIVAYVNVRFGHHYSIPGMTSWLKRHGFSYKKPKLVPGKADKDEQQKWIDAYAKFKANLPGDETICFTDGVHPIHNVQLGYGWIKKGVDKLIPANTGRSRLNLTGSIDILSYEVFLQEDKTLNADATIRFFQSLEQHYSGKTRIHVFCDNAPYYRNREVTKYLKNSKIQLHFLPPYSPNLNPIERLWKWMKETVVYNTYYSDFYEFRQAIFGFFRTLSGLDPGSSLGSCFRSRVGDRFRAMGAPATP; encoded by the coding sequence ATGAAAATTTTACTTGTTGCTAAATCGACTTCCCAGCATGCTGTTAGCATGCAATTTCTCACAAAACAAGAAAGAGAACAACTTCAGGCACAACATCGATTCGAAAGAGATCGACGTATTTGCGATCGTATTAAGGCAATACTGCTTTACGATAAAGGGTGGACCTTTCCGGAGATTGCCGAAGCTCTGCTACTCTCTGAGGGTGCTATTCGTAATCATATCAAAGAATATCAGAGCCATAAAAAATTACGGCCTGAAGGTGGCGGCAGCATGGAAAAGCTTTCTGATTCAGAATCCAGTGAGCTCGAGAAGCACTTGCTTGAATACACCTATCTCCACGTTACCAGCATTGTTGCATATGTGAACGTGAGATTTGGCCATCATTATTCGATACCAGGAATGACATCTTGGCTTAAAAGACATGGATTTTCTTACAAAAAACCCAAGCTTGTGCCAGGAAAAGCCGACAAAGATGAACAGCAGAAATGGATCGACGCATATGCAAAATTCAAGGCAAATCTTCCTGGTGATGAAACGATTTGCTTCACGGACGGTGTTCACCCTATTCACAACGTTCAACTTGGATATGGATGGATTAAAAAAGGTGTAGACAAACTAATACCTGCAAATACAGGTAGATCCAGACTTAATTTGACCGGTTCCATTGATATCCTATCTTACGAAGTATTTCTTCAAGAGGACAAAACGTTAAATGCTGATGCGACTATCCGCTTTTTTCAGTCTCTTGAACAACATTATTCAGGGAAAACCCGGATACACGTTTTCTGTGATAATGCCCCATATTATCGGAACCGGGAGGTTACAAAATATCTAAAAAATTCTAAAATTCAACTCCACTTTCTCCCTCCCTATAGCCCAAACTTGAACCCAATCGAACGACTGTGGAAGTGGATGAAAGAAACAGTGGTCTATAATACGTACTACTCGGATTTCTATGAGTTCCGTCAAGCAATTTTTGGGTTTTTCCGTACTTTATCGGGTCTAGATCCTGGGAGCTCTTTAGGGAGTTGTTTTAGATCTCGAGTTGGAGATAGATTCCGAGCAATGGGGGCTCCCGCCACCCCCTAA
- a CDS encoding DUF4277 domain-containing protein, whose product MELATTNIDHLGLVAGMCDEIGLVEQVDKACGDQDPNKNLTFGQCVKCMIMNGLGFIGRTLYLYSEYFEDKPLEHLIGADVSPEQVDNNVLGRTLDKLFSLGVTDLFSAISLQAIKTLGIKISSLHLDSTSFHVDGDYNSDLEQDDHRIKITKGYSRDHIPFMNENFTCC is encoded by the coding sequence ATGGAATTAGCAACAACAAATATTGATCATCTGGGTCTTGTCGCAGGAATGTGTGATGAAATTGGTCTCGTGGAGCAGGTTGACAAGGCTTGTGGAGATCAGGATCCAAATAAGAATCTAACTTTCGGTCAGTGTGTCAAATGCATGATTATGAATGGGTTAGGATTTATTGGAAGAACTTTATACTTATACTCCGAATACTTCGAAGATAAACCTCTAGAACATCTTATAGGAGCGGATGTTTCCCCAGAACAAGTGGATAATAATGTACTCGGAAGAACCCTTGACAAGCTTTTTTCTTTGGGTGTGACAGATTTATTCAGTGCAATATCTCTTCAAGCTATAAAAACTCTAGGCATTAAAATCAGCAGCCTACACCTTGACTCAACAAGTTTTCATGTTGATGGTGATTATAACAGTGACCTTGAACAAGATGATCACAGAATTAAAATTACTAAGGGATATAGCAGGGATCATATACCGTTCATGAATGAAAATTTTACTTGTTGCTAA
- a CDS encoding ankyrin repeat domain-containing protein, with translation MQVTPRNFFTDFMLDPFSERISKTDRKICFLASFILGLFTAGLIHLSMAIYNWAARNIENHTRAQSAGEGHNHPTVHSSHRRTPSANQRDIEMIRRELENTLEALEEQITDDTQLHDFKKLSHQIFDNSSLLITECAEESELRRSIIESTKDELGGLISTAIGVKDIPEAQNSFNLAKWIHEVSSFIRKGRHRYKPEMQDELDAILKSGLDVNTRADLWLKGTVLHHLAKLGSPSEFVSIIADNGINFDIQDDWGNTALVWAIANGNNSMASEILNYHQNLDIECHGNPALHLTIAKGYKDRTRDGKHLTVSNLQLVRKLVDNGASPNLINRNGYTALHLACIRRDPGMIQALLDKGGDLSLETRDGRTCRELLECTFEEAKAIIEKITPPYLLPKEDFDNGYLACVSLLNQDIS, from the coding sequence ATGCAAGTAACTCCCAGAAATTTTTTTACAGACTTTATGTTGGATCCTTTTTCCGAGAGAATCAGTAAAACAGACCGCAAAATCTGTTTTCTCGCATCATTCATCCTGGGATTATTCACAGCAGGACTTATCCATCTTAGCATGGCAATTTATAACTGGGCTGCCCGAAACATTGAAAACCACACCCGTGCACAAAGCGCGGGGGAAGGGCACAACCATCCCACCGTCCACTCTTCACATCGCCGCACCCCATCTGCAAATCAAAGAGATATCGAGATGATTCGACGCGAGTTGGAAAATACATTAGAAGCTCTCGAAGAACAAATCACAGACGACACTCAGCTGCACGATTTTAAAAAACTATCCCACCAAATTTTTGACAACTCTTCCCTACTGATCACCGAATGTGCAGAAGAGTCTGAGCTGCGTCGATCCATCATTGAAAGCACCAAGGACGAGCTCGGCGGATTGATCTCAACTGCTATTGGAGTCAAAGATATTCCAGAAGCGCAAAACTCTTTCAATCTGGCAAAGTGGATACATGAGGTTTCCAGTTTCATCCGCAAAGGAAGGCATCGTTACAAACCTGAAATGCAAGATGAACTTGACGCCATTTTGAAAAGTGGGCTAGACGTCAATACAAGAGCTGATTTATGGTTGAAGGGAACTGTTCTTCACCATTTAGCAAAATTAGGGAGCCCAAGTGAATTCGTCTCCATTATTGCGGACAACGGAATCAATTTTGATATTCAGGACGATTGGGGCAATACCGCGCTTGTTTGGGCAATTGCAAATGGAAATAACAGCATGGCTTCAGAAATCCTTAACTATCATCAAAATTTGGATATCGAATGCCACGGTAATCCTGCACTGCACCTGACCATCGCCAAAGGGTATAAGGACCGCACAAGAGACGGAAAACATCTGACTGTTTCTAATCTTCAACTTGTCCGGAAATTGGTCGATAATGGTGCAAGTCCAAATCTGATAAATAGAAATGGATACACAGCTCTTCACCTAGCTTGCATTCGCCGCGATCCTGGAATGATTCAAGCACTGCTTGACAAGGGAGGGGATTTGTCTCTCGAAACGCGCGATGGAAGGACCTGTAGAGAACTGCTGGAATGTACATTCGAAGAAGCAAAGGCAATCATCGAAAAGATTACTCCGCCCTACCTTCTGCCAAAAGAGGATTTCGACAACGGCTATCTGGCGTGCGTGAGCCTCCTTAACCAGGATATTTCATAA
- a CDS encoding IS630 family transposase: MKILLVAKSTSQHAVSMQFLTKQEREQLQAQHRFERDRRICDRIKAILLYDKGWTFPEIAEALLLSEGAIRNHIKEYQSHKKLRPEGGGSMEKLSDSESSELEKHLLEYTYLHVTSIVAYVNVRFGHHYSIPGMTSWLKRHGFSYKKPKLVPGKADKDEQQKWIDAYAKFKANLPGDETICFTDGVHPTHNVQLGYGWIKKGVDKLIPANTGRSRLNLTGSIDILSYKVFLQEDKTLNADATIRFFQSLEQHYSGKTRIHVFCDNAPYYRNREVTKYLKNSKIQLHFLPPYSPNLNPIERLWKWMKETVVYNTYYSDFYEFRQAIFGFFRTLSGLDPGSTLGSCFRSRVGDRFRAMGAPATP, from the coding sequence ATGAAAATTTTACTTGTTGCTAAATCGACTTCCCAGCATGCTGTTAGCATGCAATTTCTCACAAAACAAGAAAGAGAACAACTTCAGGCACAACATCGATTCGAAAGAGATCGACGTATTTGCGATCGTATTAAGGCAATACTGCTTTACGATAAAGGGTGGACCTTTCCGGAGATTGCCGAAGCTCTGCTACTCTCTGAGGGTGCTATTCGTAATCATATCAAAGAATATCAGAGCCATAAAAAATTACGGCCTGAAGGTGGCGGCAGCATGGAAAAGCTTTCTGATTCAGAATCCAGTGAACTCGAGAAGCACTTGCTTGAATACACCTATCTCCACGTTACCAGCATTGTTGCATATGTGAACGTGAGATTTGGCCATCATTATTCGATACCAGGAATGACATCTTGGCTTAAAAGACATGGATTTTCTTACAAAAAACCCAAGCTTGTGCCAGGAAAAGCCGACAAAGATGAACAGCAGAAATGGATCGACGCATATGCAAAATTCAAGGCAAATCTTCCTGGTGATGAAACGATTTGCTTCACGGACGGTGTTCACCCTACTCACAACGTTCAACTTGGATATGGATGGATTAAAAAAGGTGTAGACAAACTGATACCTGCAAATACAGGTAGATCCAGACTTAATTTGACCGGTTCCATTGATATCCTATCTTACAAAGTATTTCTTCAAGAGGACAAAACGTTAAATGCTGATGCGACTATCCGCTTTTTTCAGTCTCTTGAACAACATTATTCAGGGAAAACCCGGATACACGTTTTCTGTGATAATGCCCCATATTATCGGAACCGGGAGGTTACAAAATATCTAAAAAATTCTAAAATTCAACTCCACTTTCTCCCTCCCTATAGCCCAAACTTGAACCCAATCGAACGACTGTGGAAGTGGATGAAAGAAACAGTGGTTTATAATACGTACTACTCGGATTTCTATGAGTTCCGTCAAGCAATTTTTGGGTTTTTCCGTACTTTATCGGGTCTAGATCCTGGGAGCACTTTAGGGAGTTGTTTTAGATCTCGAGTTGGAGATAGATTCCGAGCAATGGGGGCTCCCGCCACCCCCTAA